A window of the Cicer arietinum cultivar CDC Frontier isolate Library 1 chromosome 6, Cicar.CDCFrontier_v2.0, whole genome shotgun sequence genome harbors these coding sequences:
- the LOC101513529 gene encoding uncharacterized protein produces MESLSFNLQAEKLNAILKNRKLQRITGLLRIIEVFIVLILISRISMKLPIAVRNSSEYLRDFSIFMNSPRFVFLIGNVIIITLFAQGFGKNVPKELEPENIYEMLVRKSIKHEEKDDSKVKEGDSVVEEKIMKRGVKKSYRRCESEILKKRRRVMRRCESENNGWKRIEGAPVVEEEMVRISYPEDEMSNEEFRRTVEAFIARQQRIRREEDDYSSSLI; encoded by the coding sequence atggaGTCGTTAAGTTTCAATCTCCAAGCAGAGAAATTAAACGCAATTCTAAAAAATCGAAAGCTTCAAAGAATCACAGGCTTATTACGAATCATTGAAgtatttattgttttgattttaatttcaaGAATTTCTATGAAACTACCGATTGCAGTGAGAAACTCAAGCGAGTATTTAAGAGACTTTTCAATCTTCATGAACAGTCCTCGATTTGTTTTTCTCATCGGAAACGTAATAATCATCACGCTTTTCGCTCAAGGTTTCGGAAAAAACGTTCCAAAAGAACTAGAACCTGAAAATATTTACGAAATGTTAGTTCGTAAAAGTATAAAGCACGAAGAAAAAGATGATAGCAAAGTGAAAGAAGGTGATAGCGTAGtggaagaaaaaataatgaaaagagGGGTGAAGAAGAGTTATAGAAGGTGTGAGAGTGAGATATTGAAGAAACGACGTCGTGTTATGCGGAGGTGTGAGAGTGAGAATAACGGATGGAAAAGGATTGAAGGTGCTCCTGTTGTTGAGGAGGAAATGGTGAGGATTTCGTATCCGGAAGATGAGATGAGTAATGAGGAATTTCGTCGTACTGTGGAAGCTTTTATTGCTAGGCAACAGAGGATTCGAAGGGAAGAAGATGATTATTCATCTTCTTTGATTTAG